CGTTTTCCGCCGCCGCCTGCTGGAGTTGCTGTAGCGCGTATCGATAGTGCATCTCGCCCAGACCGGAATCCAATCCCTGATCGAATCCCGCCAATAAGGGCTGCGCTTCCTGGGGCAGCCACTTGCCCAGCATATCGGCCGACTGGTCACGGACAATCACCAATTTGTCACTCACCCTAAACCAGGTCTCCAGGGCCAGCTGAGCCCGAGGCTCGATCTCCTCCATGACCTGGAGAATCGTCGCCTGCTGCCATGCCATGCTGCGCACGTTCTGTGCCCAGCGGTGGATGGACTCGAACGCGGCCTCCGATGAGGCCACACCAGGGTCAACGGTCGGCCCGCGGCCCAACAGCCGCTGGCCCAGGGAGGCTGTGGTTTGGCTCACCGCCGGAGCGTCACGCTGGATATCAGACAGCGCGTCCTCGTTGACCTGCACACTCCCCTCCTGCCGCTGCCAGAGCGGAGGCCCTGACAATTCAAAGCCCCCTTGGGCGCGATGAGATTCCAGCGCCCGTTGCACTGATGGGCCCAGAATCGACCAGCTGAAAAGGGACACTGGCCCTTCGGGAATGGCCGCGGTCCAAAAAACGGACCGCAACTCGACAGAATTGGATGCCATCAAATCTCCATGAATCGCGTCACCGGCGGGTCGCCTGGCCCACCGGTGCTGTGGCTTTTTCCATTGTACCCCACATTGCGACGCGGGATGAAATCAGTTGCGCCATGGCCCTCTGCCGGGGTCAGTCAAAGGATTACATCACCACTCCCAGCTTACGACTCCGAACCATTCTCTGCCACGGCGTAGATAAGGGTGTCAGGATGCCAGTCCTTCCAGCCAAACCAGAAGGAGTTTGTCGAAGGCAGCCGCTCGAGCGACATCCCCGCCAATGAACCTTCGAAGGCCGATCCTGCCCAAGCATTCCAGCGACTGCCCGTCTCCCGGTCAACCAGGATGAAGTTTTCACCATCAGTCTGGTCCAACTCAAATGTCAGTGTTTTGCCATCCACACTGCTGGAAAAGGCTGAGGCCGTGCCCGTTTCTGCACGATATACCACAACGAGGGAAACCCCTGCCACCTGGTCATTGACGACCGGCCTATCACTCAGCTTTCTTAAGGGATAGAATACTGGCGTGTCATTGATCATCATGGCCAGCCCCCGTTCCTTACGTCCCAAACGAGTATCCTGCAACGTTTCTCCCAGTACGCCAGCACGGCTGTCACTGTAATAGCCGGTGTAGGCATCAAAGGACCCGGAAAATCCCTTGTCCAACGCCAACGTATCGGGGTGCATTGACTTCCATTGGCCCCATGTTGTCTGCAGCGCTGGCAGCGGTTCCAGTTTGGTGCCCGCCAGTTCCCCCTGCACCCCTTCGCCCAGGATCTGGCTCCACAGAGTGTCCGTTTCCCGGTCGTACATGACCAGCACATTCATGATCAATTTGCCGCTGACACCGAAGTTGAGCGGGGCTGGCTGGCCTGCCACATCCCGGGCATACACGATGCCCGTGAAGCAGAGAGGTCACCAGGTGACGGCGATTGGCCGCCCGCCCACCATATCGTTGACGATCTCGTGTCCGCTGAGGAATGGAATAGAGTAAGCTCGTGCATCGCCGTCCAGTTCCACACCGATGACCAGCTCGCCAGACAGATACTGTTCATCAGCCTCATCACCGGAGACGAATTCCGGCTCGAACACCGCTGGAATGGCATCTCTTGGTAAAAGTGTGATGATTTCGTAATCTGGCCGGGTGCTCTCCGACTCTGGTATCTGCTTATCAGAGACAGCCGGTGGATCAACGGCTGCCCCGGACTCGCCCGATTCCTTGACGCGCGGTTCGGTGATAGCCCTGTTGTCGCTGGTGGCCGAGCCGCTGCTACAGGCCGCCAGGAGAAAAAGGGCTATCAATATCACGACAATACCCAGGTACCGCTTTGAATGCATAGCTCACCTCGTTTTATTTGACTCGCACCACCATTGTAGAACAGCATCCTCCTTCCTGCATGTAAACCGCCCTACGTTTGACCGGATCGATTTCCACATTGCGGTCGACGTGGGGTATATTGACGCGAATCATGACACGAACCGCTACGCCGCCCCGCAACAGGAACTTCCGGCTCCCGACAACCTTTTTCCGGACCAGGTACCCGGACCTGGGTTTCTGGCTCAGTTTTCTGTTGCTGAATTTCCTGCTGTTTGCCCCCCTGTACCTGTTGAACCGGGAGATCACAAACTTCCTCCCCCTGCCCAACCTTGCCGATCAGAACCCGCTCCAGGCAGCCAGGCATGTAGCAGTGTGGCGCAACAACCTGGATATCTTTCGCCTCAATCTGGAATTGCTGCTGCTGGTCTCGCTGGTGGTTGTCCTGACCCGGGCAGAGCGGGCAGGGCCAAGCAGGTTCTTCCGGATTCTCCTGGTGTTTGTTTACCTTGCTGCGCTCATCTACGCCGTGTATGAGAGTGTCACCCTCTCCCTCTACCAGGTCGACCCGGTCTTTTTCAACCA
The sequence above is drawn from the Chloroflexota bacterium genome and encodes:
- a CDS encoding DUF3179 domain-containing protein, producing MHSKRYLGIVVILIALFLLAACSSGSATSDNRAITEPRVKESGESGAAVDPPAVSDKQIPESESTRPDYEIITLLPRDAIPAVFEPEFVSGDEADEQYLSGELVIGVELDGDARAYSIPFLSGHEIVNDMVGGRPIAVTWUPLCFTGIVYARDVAGQPAPLNFGVSGKLIMNVLVMYDRETDTLWSQILGEGVQGELAGTKLEPLPALQTTWGQWKSMHPDTLALDKGFSGSFDAYTGYYSDSRAGVLGETLQDTRLGRKERGLAMMINDTPVFYPLRKLSDRPVVNDQVAGVSLVVVYRAETGTASAFSSSVDGKTLTFELDQTDGENFILVDRETGSRWNAWAGSAFEGSLAGMSLERLPSTNSFWFGWKDWHPDTLIYAVAENGSES